The Lepeophtheirus salmonis chromosome 1, UVic_Lsal_1.4, whole genome shotgun sequence genome has a segment encoding these proteins:
- the LOC121114156 gene encoding ionotropic receptor 40a, with protein sequence MKIICLIYLLSHCKPIESNISTTLNVLRKLYSQSDILPEYPVNVFLKSQEHEVKYLEKIQDELGLSVIITDGINQYKSQLKNYRRKWEGWVNVLDLSESTEINNYFDMIKERWYTGNIARIGEKRMMDFIYDNIVHLIFVEDTKWNVELSAALEASTSEEMIIILILYKFDEKSYGVYYNRGSSNGLNELKIVNYWKEGTGFFQNHYLIPPKNKIYSNFYGRSFKHPVIHKPPWNYVTYDINGKFLEDNGGRDITLMDVLSTQLNFKHESVDPAKFGIRRTRGSKFDSNQSFPGIIGALHKRHDDFHFYLGDTTQTYNRNKAVGFSFYVLADAGAFVTEGKKRFIPPDLLIKSFSVNIWITVVCVYFVGSFMMFVTHSFYQGHFKRGNLIDRGSSSAFLMIKIFLSQSDNFFTDTRKGRGDSLRMIMGTFLVMVNCTLGASYSGMMVSFFSIPFYAKSLNSLEDLNNQMSFTKTENSMSLGVVGGSSSYGIISTGGGIYKKIWNKMQNQELYSLDSVIQGLEKVMVDPKFAVFAGRQKLLFDTIRLGGEKVFHLNDFPFFVKYKCVAFRNGSPLQEMFNHVILQLHAGGIIDKITRDEYFGTTRRIGEYGKIWEEKYEKQNAVEDVQDERITKIAMKHINGIFYVFSFGLAFSFVVFLTFEMKCFLNTKM encoded by the exons ATGAA GATAATTTGTCTGATATATCTGTTATCACACTGTAAACCCATTGAATCCAATATTTCTACGACTTTAAACGTTCTACGAAAACTCTATAGTCAATCTGATATTTTGCCAGAATATCCCgtcaatgtttttcttaaatcTCAAGAACATGAGGTCAAATACTTAGAAAAAATTCAG gaTGAATTAGGCCTCTCCGTCATTATAACAGATGGAATCAATCAGTATAAGAGCCAATTAAAGAATTATAGGCGAAAATGGGAAGGCTGGGTGAATGTTCTTGATTTGAGTGAAAGTACCGAAATTAACAATTACTTTGACATGATCAAAGAGAGATGGTATACTGGGAACATAGCACGAATCGGAGAGAAAAGAATGATGGACTTTATATATGA taatatTGTCCATTTGATATTTGTAGAAGATACGAAATGGAATGTGGAGTTGAGTGCTGCTCTTGAAGCTTCCACATCTGAAGAAATGATAATTATACTTATCCTTTATAAATTTGACGAAAAATCATATGGGGTTTATTATAATAG aggATCTTCAAATggattaaatgaattaaaaattgttaattattggAAAGAAGGAACTGGTTTTTTCCAGAACCATTATCTAAttccaccaaaaaataaaatatattccaacTTTTATGGACGGAGCTTTAAGCATCCAGTCATTCACAAACCACCGTGGAACTATGTTACCTATG atattaatGGTAAATTTTTAGAAGACAATGGAGGAAGAGATATAACTCTTATGGATGTACTCAGTACTCAACTCAATTTTAAACATGAGTCCGTAGATCCAGCAAAATTTGGAATCCGTCGAACCAGAGGATCAAAGTTTGACTCAAATCAATCCTTTCCGGGAATAATTGGAGCCTTACATAAAAGGCATGATGACTTTCACTTTTACTTGG ggGATACAACACAAACATATAATCGAAATAAGGCTGTGGGTTTTTCATTCTACGTTCTTGCTGATGCTGGAGCGTTTGTCactgaaggaaaaaaaagatttattccaCCGGATTTATTGATTAAGTCCTTTAGTGTGAATATTTGGATAACTGTGGTTTGTGTCTATTTCGTCGGCAGCTTTATGATGTTTGTAACACACTCATTCTACCAAGGACA TTTTAAAAGAGGGAATTTGATTGATCGAGGGAGTTCATCGGCTTTTCTCATGATTAAAATCTTTCTATCCCagtcagataatttttttacagatacAAGAAAGGGGAGAGGAGACTCCTTGAGAATGATCATGGGTACTTTTTTAGTTATGGTCAATTGTACATTAGGTGCTTCATACTCTGGGATGATGG TGTCTTTCTTTTCAATACCATTTTACGCAAAGTCACTGAATTCATTGGAGGATTTGAATAATCAAATGAGTTTTACTAAGACAGAAAACTCAATGTCTTTGG GTGTCGTGGGAGGAAGTTCTAGCTATGGAATAATTAGCACTGGTGGagggatttacaaaaaaatatggaataaaatgcaaaaccAGGAGCTTTATAGTCTAGATTCTGTTATTCAAGGACTTGAGAAAGTAATGGTGGATCCTAAATTTGCAGTATTTGCTGGAAGGCAAAAGCTACTTTTTGATACGATTCGACTTGGTggagaaaaagtttttcatttaaatgattttCCATTCTTCGTCAAGTATAAATGTGTGGCATTTCGAAACGGAAGTCCGCTACAAGAAATGTTTAATCATGTTATACTGCAGCTTCATGCTGGAGGGATTATTGATAAAATCACAAGa GATGAATATTTTGGAACCACTCGAAGGATTGGGGAATATGGGAAAATCTGGGAGGAAAagtatgaaaaacaaaatgCGGTTGAGGATGTACAAGATGAAAGGATTACGAAAATAGCTATGAAACATATAAATGGAATTTTCTATGTCTTTAGTTTTGGTCTTGCATTCTCCTTTGTTGTTTTTCTAACATTTGAgatgaaatgttttttgaatacgaagatgtaa